In one Nicotiana sylvestris chromosome 8, ASM39365v2, whole genome shotgun sequence genomic region, the following are encoded:
- the LOC104239021 gene encoding uncharacterized protein At1g01500, whose amino-acid sequence MGNQGEEMSMTIYKNSNFTGGCLEIRLFYVRITPCSVEAVPDHLVLRHLRREMGVSLEINGSRAPATDTASVTLRRDRVDKESSEVTYVSTDSVRVSGPVEFEVYESERDLILCGSLERVETGWANGNGIENNSRTGWSMDCYTAASFGNGGSAFVQPKFGVYSPSIEVYIAGCCSGVPVILTKTIQVSPRRKVPRQGMLDAIPEDEEVEKEHGGSNGFIRQRNLPITETDVDDYESEVKAEYGFYSEDMYHGEDGQLSWFNAGVRVGVGIGLGMCVGVGIGVGLLMRSYQATTRNLRRRFF is encoded by the exons ATGGGTAATCAAGGTGAAGAAATGTCAATGACAATCTACAAAAATTCAAATTTTACCGGAGGTTGTTTAGAAATCCGATTATTCTACGTACGGATCACGCCATGTTCTGTAGAAGCCGTACCGGACCACCTCGTACTCCGCCACCTCCGGCGCGAGATGGGAGTGTCGTTAGAGATCAACGGCTCTCGTGCTCCCGCCACCGACACCGCGTCCGTCACCCTCCGTCGCGATCGCGTCGACAAGGAGTCCTCCGAGGTGACGTACGTGAGCACCGACAGTGTTAGGGTTTCGGGCCCGGTGGAATTTGAGGTATACGAAAGTGAAAGGGATTTAATACTTTGCGGATCGTTGGAGAGAGTGGAGACGGGTTGGGCTAATGGTAATGGGATCGAGAATAATTCGAGGACTGGTTGGAGCATGGATTGTTATACAGCTGCGTCATTTGGTAATGGGGGATCGGCTTTTGTTCAGCCTAAGTTTGGGGTTTATTCGCCGTCAATTGAGGTTTATATAGCGGGTTGTTGTTCGGGTGTACCTGTGATTTTAACTAAGACGATTCAGGTTAGCCCGAGAAGGAAGGTACCTAGGCAGGGGATGTTGGACGCAATTCCTGAGGATGAGGAGGTTGAGAAGGAGCATGGGGGCTCAAATGGATTCATTCGACAAAGAAATCTACCG ATCACAGAAACAGACGTTGACGATTACGAGTCTGAAGTGAAAGCTGAATATGGATTCTATTCAGAAGACATGTACCATGGTGAAGATGGTCAACTCTCCTGGTTCAACGCAGGAGTGAGGGTTGGTGTTGGGATAGGCCTTGGGATGTGTGTTGGTGTCGGCATTGGGGTGGGACTACTTATGCGTTCTTATCAGGCAACCACTAGAAATCTCAGGAGGAGGTTTTTCTAG